A window of the Brassica napus cultivar Da-Ae chromosome A2, Da-Ae, whole genome shotgun sequence genome harbors these coding sequences:
- the LOC125589139 gene encoding uncharacterized protein LOC125589139 produces MTEPDVSQPNTSDPALPTHAKIQQDTTPEEAERQPDLKQGTLLHHAEGDMRTEPDVSQPKTTDPALPTHANNQQDTTPEEAERQPDLEQGTLLHHVEGDMRTEPDVSQPNTTDPALPTHANIQQDTTPEEAERQPDLEQGTLLHHAEGDMRTKPDVSQSNTTDPALPTHANIQQDNTPEEPERQPDLEQGTLLHHAEGDMTKPDVKAEKQPDLEQGTLLHHAEGDIRTEPDVSQPNTTDPALPTHANIQQDNTPEEAEKQPDLEQGTLQHHAEGDMRMEPDVSQPNTIDPALPTHENIQQDNTPEEAERQPDLEHGTLLHHAEGDMRTEPNVSQPNTIDPALPTHANIQQDNTPEEAEKQPDLEQGTLLHHAEGDMRMEPDVSQPNTTDPALPTHANIQQDNTPEKPERQPDLEQGTLLHHAEGDMRTKPYVSQPNTTDPALSTHANIQQNNTPDEAERQPDLEQGTLLHRAEGDIRTEPDISQPNTTDPALPTHANIQQDNTPEEAEKQPDLEQGTLLHHAEGDMRTEPDVSQPNTTDPALPTHANIQQDNTPEEAEKQPDLEQGTLLHHAEGDMRMEPDVSQPNTTDPALPTHENIQQDNTPEEAETQSDLEQGTLLHHAEGDMRTEPDVSQPNTIDPALPTHANIQQDNTPEEAEKQPDLEQGTLLHHAEGDMRTEPDVSQPNTTDPALPTHANIQQDNTPEEAEKQPDLEQGTLLHHAEGDMRMEPDVSQPNTTDPALPTHENIQQDNTPEEAERQSDLEQGTLLHHAEGDMRTEPDVSQPNTIDPALPTHANIQQDNTPEEAEKQPDLEQGTCCIMRRVT; encoded by the exons ATGACGGAACCGGACGTTAGTCAGCCTAACACTAGTGATCCAGCTTTGCCAACTCATGCAAAAATCCAACAAGACACAACTCCTGAAGAAGCTGAGAGACAACCTGATCTTAAACAAGGAACACTGCTGCATCATGCGGAGGGTGACATGAGGACGGAACCGGATGTTAGTCAGCCTAAGACTACTGATCCAGCTTTGCCAACTCATGCAAACAACCAACAAGACACAACTCCTGAAGAAGCTGAGAGACAACCTGATCTTGAACAAGGAACACTGCTGCATCATGTGGAGGGTGACATGAGGACGGAACCGGACGTTAGTCAGCCTAACACTACTGATCCAGCTTTGCCAACTCATGCAAACATCCAACAAGACACAACTCCTGAAGAAGCTGAAAGACAACCTGATCTTGAACAAGGAACACTGCTGCATCATGCGGAGGGTGACATGAGGACGAAACCGGACGTTAGTCAGTCTAACACTACTGATCCAGCTTTGCCAACTCATGCAAACATCCAACAAGACAACACTCCTGAAGAACCTGAGAGACAACCTGATCTTGAACAAGGAACACTGCTGCATCATGCGGAGGGTGACATGACGAAACCAGACGTTA AAGCTGAGAAACAACCTGATCTTGAACAAGGAACACTGCTGCATCATGCGGAGGGTGACATAAGGACGGAACCGGACGTTAGTCAGCCTAACACTACTGATCCAGCTTTGCCAACTCATGCAAACATCCAACAAGACAACACTCCTGAAGAAGCTGAGAAACAACCTGATCTTGAACAAGGAACACTGCAGCATCATGCGGAGGGTGACATGAGGATGGAACCGGACGTTAGTCAGCCTAACACTATTGATCCAGCTTTGCCAACTCATGAAAACATCCAACAAGACAACACTCCTGAAGAAGCTGAGAGACAACCTGATCTTGAACACGGAACACTGCTGCATCATGCGGAGGGTGACATGAGGACGGAACCGAATGTTAGTCAGCCTAACACTATTGATCCAGCTTTGCCAACTCATGCAAACATCCAACAAGACAACACTCCTGAAGAAGCTGAGAAACAACCTGATCTTGAACAAGGAACACTGCTGCATCATGCGGAGGGTGACATGAGGATGGAACCGGACGTTAGTCAGCCTAACACTACTGATCCAGCTTTGCCAACTCATGCAAACATCCAACAAGACAACACTCCTGAAAAACCTGAGAGACAACCTGATCTTGAACAAGGAACACTGCTGCATCATGCGGAGGGTGACATGAGGACGAAACCATACGTTAGTCAGCCTAACACTACTGATCCAGCTTTGTCAACTCATGCAAACATCCAACAAAACAACACTCCTGATGAAGCTGAGAGACAACCTGATCTTGAACAAGGAACACTGCTGCATCGTGCGGAGGGTGACATAAGGACGGAACCGGACATTAGTCAGCCTAACACTACTGATCCAGCTTTGCCAACTCATGCAAACATCCAACAAGACAACACTCCTGAAGAAGCTGAGAAACAACCTGATCTTGAACAGGGAACACTGCTGCATCATGCGGAGGGTGACATGAGGACGGAACCGGACGTTAGTCAGCCTAACACTACTGATCCAGCTTTGCCAACTCATGCAAACATCCAACAAGACAACACTCCTGAAGAAGCTGAGAAACAACCTGATCTTGAACAAGGAACACTGCTGCATCATGCGGAGGGTGACATGAGGATGGAACCGGACGTTAGTCAACCTAACACTACTGATCCAGCTTTGCCAACTCATGAAAACATCCAACAAGACAACACTCCTGAAGAAGCTGAGACACAATCTGATCTTGAACAAGGAACACTGCTGCATCATGCGGAGGGTGACATGAGGACGGAACCGGACGTTAGTCAGCCTAACACTATTGATCCAGCTTTGCCAACTCATGCAAACATCCAACAAGACAACACTCCTGAAGAAGCTGAGAAACAACCTGATCTTGAACAGGGAACACTGCTGCATCATGCGGAGGGTGACATGAGGACGGAACCGGACGTTAGTCAGCCTAACACTACTGATCCAGCTTTGCCAACTCATGCAAACATCCAACAAGACAACACTCCTGAAGAAGCTGAGAAACAACCTGATCTTGAACAAGGAACACTGCTGCATCATGCGGAGGGTGACATGAGGATGGAACCGGACGTTAGTCAACCTAACACTACTGATCCAGCTTTGCCAACTCATGAAAACATCCAACAAGACAACACTCCTGAAGAAGCTGAGAGACAATCTGATCTTGAACAAGGAACACTGCTGCATCATGCGGAGGGTGACATGAGGACGGAACCGGACGTTAGTCAGCCTAACACTATTGATCCAGCTTTGCCAACTCATGCAAACATCCAACAAGACAACACTCCTGAAGAAGCTGAGAAACAACCTGATCTTGAACAAGGAACTTGTTGCATCATGCGGAGGGTGACATGA
- the LOC125585255 gene encoding uncharacterized protein LOC125585255 — protein MINSCILTLYILSICAYQNPSYLLSIKEIKRTRKKKRLTNKMGSKAVVSVYLIISLCAAIFVTRGVAQMQNPQAIPGLFPPGLVPIDLVKCWSSLFTVQGCVLAISNSFFSGKFENVEAACCKVFSTLDANCWPHMFPLNPFFPPLLKDNCARITPNSPAHN, from the coding sequence atgataaaCTCTTGTATCCTCACCCTATATATTCTTAGTATCTGTGCATATCAAAATCCATCCTATCTTTTAAgcataaaagaaataaaaaggacaaggaaaaaaaaaagattaaccaATAAGATGGGAAGCAAAGCTGTTGTCTCAGTCTACTTAATTATTTCACTGTGTGCTGCCATCTTTGTCACTCGTGGAGTAGCTCAAATGCAAAATCCTCAGGCGATTCCAGGACTTTTTCCACCTGGCTTAGTACCTATTGATCTCGTCAAATGTTGGTCGTCTCTCTTTACCGTCCAAGGATGTGTCCTGGCAATCtccaactcttttttttctggaaaatttGAAAACGTTGAAGCGGCATGCTGCAAGGTGTTTTCAACTTTAGATGCAAACTGTTGGCCTCATATGTTTCCTTTGAATCCTTTCTTCCCTCCTCTCCTCAAGGACAATTGTGCGCGTATCACCCCTAACTCCCCTGCACACAACTGA
- the LOC106419361 gene encoding uncharacterized protein At4g00950-like, which produces MGFTKDQDRFCSTPKLPLFSYPMNRPYETPGLATPPVNIAGSVPFLWEEAPGKPRSSVRKPPRTNQTRENRGVARCLDLPPTLILPGEACKSSTANEPSPTTVLDGPYDLRRRSLSLPRSAAVIRKLRGVPAPFGSSRWGSLGNCKELSEGIYDFSRFRDGGCDCQKDWAGGGYDFAGDGGTTVKLFRRLKRKGNLFNLSHATKSDFLARVYEGFKQVIPWRRKQENLQRTNSSTI; this is translated from the exons ATGGGTTTCACTAAAGATCAAGATCGGTTCTGTTCGACGCCTAAGCTTCCTCTGTTTTCATATCCAATGAACAGACCATACGAAACTCCGGGATTAGCTACACCGCCGGTTAACATCGCCGGTTCTGTTCCTTTTCTATGGGAAGAAGCTCCCGGAAAGCCTCGTTCTTCCGTTAGAAAACCGCCGAGAACGAACCAAACCAGAGAAAACAGAGGAGTTGCGAGATGCTTGGACCTTCCCCCTACGCTGATTTTGCCAGGAGAAGCTTGTAAATCGTCCACGGCAAACGAGCCTTCTCCGACAACTGTTCTCGATGGTCCATACGATTTGCGTCGCCGTTCACTGTCGCTTCCGAGATCGGCGGCTGTGATCAGGAAGTTGAGAGGTGTGCCGGCGCCGTTTGGGTCAAGTAGATGGGGAAGTTTAGGGAACTGCAAAGAGTTGTCTGAGGGTATATATGACTTTTCACGTTTTAGAGACGGCGGCTGTGATTGCCAGAAGGATTGGGCTGGAGGAGGATATGACTTCGCCGGCGACGGCGGTACAACAGTGAAGCTTTTCAGACGTCTTAAAAGGAAAGGAAACCTTTTTAATCTCTCTCATGCAACAAAGTCCGACTTCTTG GCAAGGGTTTACGAAGGGTTTAAGCAGGTGATTCCGTGGAGACGTAAGCAAGAGAATCTACAAAGGACGAATTCTTCCACTATTTAA
- the LOC106419351 gene encoding phytolongin Phyl2.2, whose product MISNPSLLSYTCIAKGTVVLAEFASKEEPGIEDVALRCIENTPPHHSMFSHTVRNKTYTFAIDDDSSLVYFAITDEAMEKPESFRILNRLRSAVDGSDALMDPSPRCLQAKMDPVFAEIVGGGGVDVDLELDMDLVVARESRNLSIDSTKGRRAALMPLLGKPLKALKKKKRLLHADDSGDVGVVDTASEKKVDLCGNGNGGVLRKELRNGLLTDHHKAKQMWKKHVWVVLMFDFCICAVLFGIWLWVCQGFQCVNG is encoded by the coding sequence ATGATTTCGAATCCAAGCCTATTGTCGTACACATGCATCGCGAAAGGAACCGTCGTCCTCGCCGAGTTCGCTTCCAAGGAAGAGCCAGGAATCGAAGACGTGGCTTTACGATGCATCGAGAACACGCCTCCTCACCATTCAATGTTCTCCCACACAGTTCGCAATAAGACCTACACGTTCGCGATCGATGACGACTCCTCCTTGGTCTACTTCGCTATCACGGACGAAGCCATGGAGAAGCCTGAATCATTCCGGATCCTGAACCGGCTGAGATCGGCCGTTGATGGATCCGACGCCTTGATGGATCCTTCTCCGCGTTGTCTCCAAGCGAAGATGGATCCGGTATTCGCGGAGATCGTCGGCGGTGGTGGTGTGGATGTGGATTTGGAACTGGACATGGACTTGGTCGTGGCGAGGGAGAGTCGGAATTTGAGTATTGATTCCACGAAAGGGAGGAGAGCGGCTTTGATGCCGCTTCTGGGGAAGCCGTTGAAggcgttgaagaagaagaagaggttgtTGCATGCGGATGATTCTGGTGACGTTGGTGTGGTCGATACGGCGTCGGAGAAGAAGGTTGATTTATGCGGGAACGGGAACGGTGGAGTGTTGCGCAAGGAACTGAGGAATGGGTTGTTGACGGATCATCATAAGGCGAAACAGATGTGGAAGAAACATGTCTGGGTGGTGCTGATGTTCGATTTCTGCATCTGTGCTGTTCTGTTCGGAATCTGGCTTTGGGTTTGTCAAGGTTTTCAATGTGTCAATGGGTGA
- the LOC125589142 gene encoding uncharacterized protein LOC125589142, producing the protein MGSKAVVSVYLIISLCAAIFVTRGVAQMQNPQAIPGLFPPGLVPIDLVKCWSSLFTVQGCVLAISNSFFSGKFENVEAACCKVFSTLDANCWPHMFPLNPFFPPLLKDNCALITPNSPAHN; encoded by the coding sequence ATGGGAAGCAAAGCTGTTGTCTCAGTCTACTTAATTATTTCACTGTGTGCTGCCATCTTTGTCACTCGTGGAGTAGCTCAAATGCAAAATCCTCAGGCGATTCCAGGACTTTTTCCACCTGGCTTAGTACCTATTGATCTCGTCAAATGTTGGTCGTCTCTCTTTACCGTCCAAGGATGTGTCCTGGCAATCTCCAACTCatttttttctggaaaatttgaaaatgttgAAGCGGCATGCTGCAAGGTGTTTTCAACTTTAGATGCAAACTGTTGGCCTCATATGTTTCCTTTGAATCCTTTCTTCCCTCCTCTCCTCAAGGACAATTGTGCGCTTATCACCCCTAACTCCCCTGCACACAACTGA
- the LOC125585254 gene encoding uncharacterized protein LOC125585254: MDQPDPRNASGLILSATEPMRSFLTLACDDHRLSEELRDIASDLRSRNTVPYKLLRAIWTGSDPSTRPDLLGLFSGSGFVFTSPKPREKSEELKLRLLKLRDIAERKEYAELVKDITPRKQVEEPFSSYKDQLGFGLHVGLTMFTGYLVGYASFRALFNRNPALSAAGGILGLVLAMLVETLLFIIKTSKDDQIQSSKSSSSFTPTTKKNQ, from the exons ATGGATCAACCCGACCCGAGAAACGCCTCTGGCCTGATCCTCTCCGCCACTGAACCGATGCGGTCGTTTCTCACGTTGGCCTGCGATGATCATCGCCTCTCCGAGGAGCTCAGAGATATCGCTTCTGATCTGCGCTCAAGGAACACCGTCCCGTACAAATTGCTCCGCGCTATATGGACCGGATCCGATCCTTCGACCCGACCGGACTTGTTGGGACTTTTCTCCGGCTCCGGTTTCGTCTTCACCAGTCCCAAACCGAGAGAAAAG AGTGAAGAACTGAAGCTGAGATTGCTTAAGCTGAGAGACATAGCAGAGAGGAAGGAGTATGCCGAGCTTGTTAAAGATATTACACCTAGGAAACAAGTCGAAGAGCCTTTCTCTTCTTACAAAGACCAGCTCGGTTTTG GTTTACACGTTGGTCTTACCATGTTCACTGGATATTTGGTTGGGTACGCTTCCTTCAGAGCTTTGTTCAACCGCAACCCCGCTTTG AGTGCTGCTGGTGGGATACTTGGACTAGTTTTGGCGATGCTTGTGGAGACGCTTCTGTTTATAATCAAAACATCTAAAGATGATCAGATTCAGAGCTCTAAATCATCGTCATCATTCACTCCCACTACTAAAAAGAATCAATAG